A single window of Luteipulveratus halotolerans DNA harbors:
- a CDS encoding permease prefix domain 1-containing protein translates to MTAIDAYVRDLHHAMGGSRRSRTPEIVTEAHDHLLDAAESWERRGYAREVAERRAIEEFGDIEQLAPGYRSVAAIGIVRRTAWVLVVTMMIQPFVWDARDDGTEHGSGLATTLKPVIEMVGGSMIAAGVVAALLCTYGVRWWGVRTWMVRGAAVAMGLGALVVTALAAVMACTGDASTGDALLFLTLVALPLLMVLGHSARSIVQVRSVSAHTS, encoded by the coding sequence ATGACTGCGATCGACGCCTACGTGCGCGACCTCCACCACGCGATGGGTGGCTCGCGCAGGTCGCGGACCCCGGAGATCGTCACCGAGGCCCACGACCACCTGCTCGACGCGGCGGAGTCGTGGGAGCGGCGTGGCTACGCGCGCGAGGTCGCCGAGCGCCGCGCGATCGAGGAGTTCGGTGACATCGAGCAGCTCGCACCCGGCTACCGCAGCGTCGCCGCGATCGGCATCGTCCGGCGTACGGCGTGGGTCCTGGTCGTCACGATGATGATCCAGCCGTTCGTGTGGGACGCCCGCGACGACGGCACCGAGCACGGCAGCGGTCTCGCTACGACCCTGAAGCCCGTCATCGAGATGGTCGGCGGCAGCATGATCGCCGCTGGTGTCGTGGCCGCGCTGCTGTGCACCTACGGCGTGCGCTGGTGGGGCGTACGCACGTGGATGGTGCGGGGTGCAGCCGTGGCGATGGGCCTCGGTGCGCTCGTCGTCACCGCCCTGGCGGCGGTCATGGCCTGCACCGGCGACGCGAGCACCGGGGACGCGCTGCTGTTCCTCACCCTCGTCGCGCTCCCGCTGCTGATGGTGCTCGGCCACAGCGCGCGCAGCATCGTCCAGGTCCGGAGCGTCTCGGCCCACACGTCATGA
- a CDS encoding PadR family transcriptional regulator — MRSEALRGHLDALILASVEDGPRHGYAITEFLSERSGGTLDIATGTLYPALHRLEKAGWLASDWSTVSGRKRRTYELTRSGRTALADQRADWNRLADVVQAVLRPGIA; from the coding sequence ATGAGGTCGGAAGCACTGCGAGGGCACCTGGACGCGCTGATCCTGGCGAGCGTCGAGGACGGCCCCCGCCACGGCTACGCGATCACCGAGTTCCTGTCCGAGCGCAGCGGCGGCACGCTCGACATCGCCACGGGCACGCTCTACCCCGCACTGCACCGTCTCGAGAAGGCCGGCTGGCTCGCGTCGGACTGGTCGACCGTGAGCGGCCGCAAGCGCCGCACGTACGAGCTCACCCGCTCGGGCCGTACCGCCCTCGCCGATCAGCGCGCCGACTGGAACCGGCTGGCCGACGTCGTTCAGGCCGTTCTACGCCCCGGCATCGCCTGA
- a CDS encoding nuclear transport factor 2 family protein — protein sequence MSRPNVLQARQALELWGGWLDMWNKDPAVALDIIDDDYALHIPDMTSTIDPGTVRRPADMKNWVTGFTDKFEGLTYSTLMGPIMEPEQALFGFRWEGRGTWTGATGWPLDRPGEPVLFVGVDIFRVRGDRIAEAWSQGAVTRTL from the coding sequence GTGAGCAGGCCCAACGTGCTCCAGGCGCGCCAGGCGCTCGAGCTGTGGGGCGGATGGCTAGACATGTGGAACAAGGACCCAGCCGTAGCCCTCGACATCATCGACGACGACTACGCGCTCCACATCCCTGACATGACGTCGACCATCGATCCTGGGACCGTGCGCCGGCCCGCCGACATGAAGAACTGGGTGACTGGCTTCACCGACAAGTTTGAGGGCCTGACGTACTCCACGCTGATGGGCCCGATCATGGAACCCGAGCAGGCACTGTTCGGGTTTCGGTGGGAAGGGCGCGGCACCTGGACTGGGGCCACCGGATGGCCGCTGGACCGTCCGGGCGAGCCGGTGTTGTTCGTCGGTGTAGACATCTTCCGGGTCAGAGGTGACCGCATAGCCGAGGCCTGGAGCCAGGGTGCTGTGACTCGCACCCTCTGA
- a CDS encoding winged helix-turn-helix transcriptional regulator → MRQSVENAVAVCPVEVAVAVLGGSWKLTVVKHLTGGTMRFGELRRAVGPVTPRVLTRQLRDLEADGIVSRTVFAEVPPRVEYALTELGETLRPAVVWLDEWGAAYADREVSQGRP, encoded by the coding sequence ATGCGCCAGTCCGTGGAGAACGCCGTCGCCGTCTGCCCGGTCGAGGTGGCCGTGGCCGTGCTCGGCGGCTCGTGGAAGCTCACCGTGGTCAAGCACCTGACCGGCGGCACGATGCGGTTCGGCGAGCTGCGTCGTGCGGTCGGCCCGGTCACGCCGCGTGTCCTCACCCGTCAGCTGCGCGACCTGGAGGCCGACGGGATCGTGTCGCGCACGGTGTTCGCCGAGGTGCCACCGCGTGTCGAGTACGCCCTCACCGAGCTCGGCGAGACGCTGCGGCCCGCGGTGGTATGGCTCGACGAGTGGGGTGCGGCGTACGCCGACCGCGAGGTCTCCCAGGGGCGTCCCTGA
- a CDS encoding carboxyl transferase domain-containing protein yields the protein MDSRRLEARDGSAGATERQHSRGKLTARERLALLFDDGIFHEIGSLRRHQARGFGLEENRPYTDGVVTGWGTVHGEVVYCFAHDFRIFGGSLGKSHAEKIHAVMDLALQAGRPLVSLNDGAGARIQEGVTALAGYGGIFARHVRASGRIPQISVMLGPCAGGAAYSPALTDFIFVVDGVSQMYITGPDVVRSVTGESVTHDGLGGATVHAGQSGVAHFRYTDEEECLQEGRDCCTNR from the coding sequence TTGGACTCACGCCGCTTGGAAGCCCGCGATGGCAGTGCTGGAGCAACGGAACGGCAACACTCCCGTGGCAAGCTCACCGCACGGGAGCGGCTCGCACTGCTCTTCGACGATGGCATTTTCCACGAGATCGGCTCGCTACGCCGTCACCAAGCCAGAGGGTTCGGACTAGAAGAGAACCGTCCCTACACCGACGGTGTCGTCACTGGCTGGGGAACCGTCCACGGTGAGGTGGTGTACTGCTTCGCCCACGACTTCCGCATCTTTGGAGGATCGCTCGGCAAGTCGCACGCAGAGAAGATCCACGCAGTCATGGACTTGGCCCTGCAAGCCGGCCGTCCTCTGGTGTCGCTGAACGACGGTGCCGGTGCACGCATTCAAGAAGGCGTCACCGCACTCGCCGGGTACGGAGGGATCTTCGCGCGCCACGTACGTGCGTCCGGACGGATCCCGCAGATCTCGGTGATGCTCGGCCCCTGCGCCGGCGGGGCCGCGTACTCGCCCGCCCTGACCGACTTCATCTTCGTGGTGGATGGCGTCTCGCAGATGTACATCACCGGCCCCGACGTCGTCCGCTCAGTCACGGGTGAGTCGGTGACTCATGACGGGCTCGGAGGAGCAACCGTCCATGCAGGCCAATCCGGGGTGGCGCACTTCCGCTATACCGATGAGGAAGAGTGCCTGCAGGAAGGTCGGGACTGCTGCACGAACAGGTGA
- a CDS encoding NAD(P)H-dependent oxidoreductase translates to MHRFLWISAHPDPQSLTASLRRDAVKHLADGGHEVVESDLYAMGWDPVLSDADLGPVEPGPLVARQKAATLGGTLSEDIRIEQDKLRAADTVMLQFPLWWYGVPAIMKGWFDRVLTSGFAFWLRDPATGRVRKYGDGGLVGRRVLTVVAAGDRETALGARGISGHVEDVLWPVLHGTVHYTGMEPLRPHLIASSDRVDGTSYDAERARLVARLDGLDGESPIPFRTLASGEYDEQSRLRDEHSPDRTGLAIHRTTTSPT, encoded by the coding sequence ATGCACCGCTTCCTCTGGATCAGCGCCCACCCCGACCCGCAGTCGCTCACCGCGAGCCTGCGTCGCGACGCCGTCAAGCACCTCGCCGACGGCGGCCACGAGGTCGTCGAGTCCGACCTGTACGCCATGGGCTGGGACCCGGTGCTCAGTGACGCCGACCTCGGGCCGGTCGAGCCCGGACCGCTCGTCGCCCGGCAGAAGGCGGCGACGCTCGGCGGCACCCTCAGCGAGGACATCCGCATCGAGCAGGACAAGCTGCGCGCCGCCGACACGGTCATGCTGCAGTTCCCGCTGTGGTGGTACGGCGTGCCCGCGATCATGAAGGGCTGGTTCGACCGGGTGCTGACGAGCGGGTTCGCGTTCTGGCTGCGCGACCCCGCAACCGGACGGGTGCGCAAGTACGGCGACGGTGGCCTGGTCGGGCGACGCGTGCTGACGGTCGTCGCGGCCGGTGATCGTGAGACGGCGCTCGGCGCGCGTGGCATCAGCGGTCACGTCGAGGACGTCCTCTGGCCGGTGCTGCACGGCACCGTCCACTACACCGGCATGGAACCGCTGCGCCCGCACCTCATCGCGAGCTCGGACCGGGTCGACGGCACGTCGTACGACGCCGAACGGGCGCGCCTCGTCGCTCGCCTCGACGGGCTCGACGGTGAGTCACCGATCCCGTTCCGCACGCTCGCGAGCGGTGAGTACGACGAGCAGTCACGCCTGCGCGACGAGCACTCCCCCGATCGCACGGGTCTGGCGATCCACCGCACAACGACCTCCCCGACCTGA
- a CDS encoding nuclear transport factor 2 family protein encodes MSERAKSALTNWNRLWNGDPSVAEELLSKDFTCYFGADAQAEETDAIVGPEAFVGFVASFREARPGLTFTDAGHLYADDHAVSLWNAVAGESGPIGGVDVLQLDATGKVHRVYSVTGSRKLSTS; translated from the coding sequence ATGTCCGAGCGTGCGAAGTCAGCCCTGACCAACTGGAACCGGCTCTGGAACGGCGACCCGTCGGTTGCCGAAGAGCTGCTGTCGAAAGACTTCACCTGCTACTTCGGAGCGGACGCCCAGGCGGAGGAGACTGACGCGATCGTCGGTCCCGAAGCGTTCGTGGGTTTCGTAGCGTCGTTCCGCGAAGCCAGGCCCGGACTGACGTTCACGGACGCAGGGCACCTGTACGCGGACGATCACGCTGTGTCGTTGTGGAACGCCGTGGCCGGCGAGTCTGGTCCGATCGGCGGCGTTGACGTCCTTCAGCTTGACGCCACAGGCAAGGTCCACCGTGTCTACTCGGTGACCGGCAGTCGCAAGCTGTCGACGTCGTGA
- a CDS encoding permease prefix domain 1-containing protein, producing the protein MTTIDAYVRDLARASGGRRSVIVTEARDHLHDSADAWQQRGLDRAAAEQRAIDEFGPVSDLAPGYRSVIALSAMRRTTLLVLLTVGVQPVVWAAHASVATGGNGTAALDLASVLIGWGAIAVSVAGLALCSVGVRRLGVRAWIVPVIAAASGVVALAAIGLGIAWMVVAQGTGTGVLLSLLAIDLPMTVVLACAIRSWRQVTLLRA; encoded by the coding sequence ATGACGACCATCGACGCCTACGTCCGCGACCTCGCCCGCGCCTCGGGCGGTCGCCGGTCGGTCATCGTCACCGAGGCCCGCGACCACCTCCACGACTCCGCCGACGCGTGGCAGCAGCGCGGTCTCGACCGCGCCGCTGCCGAGCAGCGGGCCATCGACGAGTTCGGCCCCGTCAGCGACCTGGCCCCCGGCTACCGCAGCGTCATCGCCCTGTCGGCCATGCGGCGTACGACGCTGCTGGTGCTGCTGACCGTGGGGGTGCAACCCGTGGTGTGGGCGGCCCACGCGAGTGTCGCCACGGGCGGCAACGGCACGGCCGCGCTCGACCTGGCCAGCGTGCTGATCGGCTGGGGCGCGATCGCGGTGTCGGTCGCCGGCCTCGCGCTGTGCAGCGTCGGGGTGCGTCGACTCGGGGTGCGGGCCTGGATTGTGCCCGTCATCGCGGCGGCGTCCGGTGTGGTCGCGCTGGCAGCGATCGGCCTCGGCATCGCGTGGATGGTGGTCGCCCAGGGCACGGGCACGGGCGTCCTGCTCAGCCTGCTCGCGATCGACCTGCCGATGACCGTCGTGCTGGCATGCGCGATCCGGTCGTGGCGCCAGGTGACGTTGCTGCGCGCCTGA
- a CDS encoding MMPL family transporter gives MQAPARWATRRPWAALAVWVAVLIAVTGTAFGIGSAYHDDNSLPGSQSQKVADKLVGTQDALDEIQVVFHDDAGGVASDPQVAATLRDVRAMPDVKAVQAPSAQTGSVSEDGRTAYATVTLTTIAAETDTAKVADIVDAAEKHSSSGLEVSLAGDSVREASQEGGSAEGIGMGAALVILVILFGSLLAAALPMLTAVFAVGSAVGAVMLVSHLAEMPSYAPAMMTIVGLGVGIDYALLILTRFRGELRVGGTREHATAVAVRTAGRSVLFAGTTVIIALLGLVVLGLGSLQGVAVAVAVTVLLTVIASMTLLPALLTLFGPRLEKQVRKRMAKRPSTIHGKRWRQLSDGVERRPWLALVVAVPLMVVLATPAFGMRLGFADAGTAAEGTTGRTAYDRLAEGFGPGVNGPLFVLAEGTPQEAAAAGGRLRSVEGVADVLGPMPASTGGASSLMVIPTTGPASDETVDLVHRLRDTALPAISADAGGSYAVGGVTAAGIDYADAVGERLLWFMLLVVGLSSVLLMAVFRSVLIPLKAAVLNALSVGASFGVMTWVYGDGHLGVPSGPIEAFLPVVAFAVVFGLSMDYEVFLLSRMHEEWRRTGNAHTAIREGMASTGAVITAAAAIMVVVFGAFMLSPDRMLGQMGLCMASAVLLDAVVIRCLVVPAVMHLLGDKAWWMPRWLDRLLPTVRLEAQETEREEHLRPVEPVPTA, from the coding sequence ATGCAGGCGCCAGCCCGCTGGGCCACCCGACGACCCTGGGCCGCGCTCGCGGTCTGGGTCGCCGTCCTGATCGCCGTCACGGGAACGGCCTTCGGCATCGGCTCGGCCTACCACGACGACAACTCCCTGCCGGGTTCGCAGAGCCAGAAGGTCGCCGACAAGCTCGTCGGCACCCAGGACGCGCTCGATGAGATCCAGGTCGTCTTCCACGACGACGCCGGTGGTGTCGCGTCCGACCCGCAGGTGGCGGCGACCCTGCGCGACGTCCGCGCGATGCCCGACGTCAAGGCCGTGCAGGCGCCGTCCGCGCAGACCGGATCGGTCTCCGAGGACGGGCGCACGGCGTACGCCACCGTCACCCTGACGACGATCGCCGCCGAGACCGACACGGCCAAGGTCGCCGACATCGTCGACGCCGCCGAGAAGCACAGCAGCTCCGGTCTCGAGGTGTCGCTGGCCGGCGACTCCGTGCGCGAGGCGTCACAGGAGGGCGGGTCAGCCGAGGGCATCGGCATGGGGGCCGCGCTCGTGATCCTGGTGATCTTGTTCGGGTCACTGCTCGCCGCTGCGCTGCCGATGCTCACCGCGGTCTTCGCCGTCGGGTCGGCCGTGGGCGCGGTCATGCTCGTGTCGCACCTGGCCGAGATGCCGTCGTACGCCCCGGCCATGATGACGATCGTCGGACTGGGCGTCGGCATCGACTACGCCCTGCTGATCCTCACGCGGTTCCGGGGCGAGCTGCGCGTCGGCGGCACCCGAGAGCACGCGACCGCGGTGGCGGTGCGTACGGCAGGTCGGTCGGTGCTGTTCGCCGGCACCACCGTGATCATCGCGCTGCTCGGCCTTGTCGTGCTGGGTCTGGGCTCCCTGCAGGGCGTGGCGGTCGCCGTGGCCGTCACCGTGCTGCTCACCGTGATCGCGTCGATGACGTTGCTGCCGGCGCTGCTCACGCTGTTCGGGCCGCGCCTGGAGAAGCAGGTCCGCAAGCGGATGGCCAAGCGCCCCAGCACGATTCACGGCAAGCGGTGGCGTCAGCTGTCCGACGGCGTTGAGCGCCGGCCGTGGCTCGCGCTCGTCGTCGCCGTGCCGCTGATGGTGGTGCTCGCAACTCCCGCGTTCGGGATGCGCCTCGGGTTCGCCGACGCGGGGACGGCTGCTGAGGGTACGACGGGGCGTACGGCGTACGACCGCCTCGCCGAGGGCTTCGGTCCGGGCGTCAACGGGCCGCTCTTCGTCCTCGCCGAGGGCACGCCGCAGGAGGCTGCTGCCGCGGGCGGTCGGCTGAGGTCGGTCGAGGGTGTCGCCGACGTGCTCGGCCCGATGCCGGCGTCGACCGGTGGCGCGTCGTCGCTCATGGTGATCCCGACGACCGGGCCGGCGTCCGACGAGACGGTCGACCTGGTGCACCGCCTGCGCGACACCGCGCTGCCGGCGATCTCCGCAGACGCGGGCGGCTCGTACGCCGTCGGCGGCGTGACCGCTGCGGGCATCGACTACGCCGACGCGGTCGGGGAGCGGCTGCTGTGGTTCATGCTGCTGGTCGTCGGGCTGTCTTCGGTGCTGCTGATGGCGGTGTTCAGGTCGGTGCTCATCCCGCTCAAGGCGGCGGTGCTCAACGCGCTGTCGGTCGGTGCGTCGTTCGGTGTCATGACCTGGGTCTACGGCGACGGACATCTCGGCGTGCCGAGCGGTCCGATCGAGGCGTTCCTGCCGGTGGTGGCGTTCGCGGTGGTCTTCGGCCTGTCGATGGACTACGAGGTGTTCCTGCTGTCGCGCATGCACGAGGAGTGGCGTCGAACAGGCAACGCGCACACCGCGATTCGCGAAGGTATGGCCTCGACCGGGGCCGTGATCACGGCGGCTGCGGCGATCATGGTCGTGGTGTTCGGGGCGTTCATGCTCAGCCCGGACCGGATGCTCGGCCAGATGGGCCTCTGCATGGCCTCGGCCGTCCTGCTCGATGCGGTCGTGATCCGCTGTCTCGTCGTGCCGGCCGTGATGCACCTGCTCGGCGACAAGGCGTGGTGGATGCCGCGCTGGCTGGACCGGCTGCTGCCGACAGTGCGCCTGGAGGCGCAGGAGACCGAGCGCGAGGAGCACCTGCGTCCGGTCGAGCCGGTGCCGACCGCCTGA
- a CDS encoding glycosyltransferase, protein MNIALHAPAPTRRLVLVVRADPVICGHSGEARCLAEVALTRGFDDVRIVTWPVDRLEETGLPLKPLDHVLPYSPGITVERPEPVGDYRVPDGRHLAGLTGRLIELFSDGVPTVAMSLYLSPHALAVHDAVQVARRIGPARVVTVAEAVGSDITNVVRDCVETGRFGAAAQILSVYLGADHCVAVSDYTKQLIVAAAEQLDALHGTSFAARCRERISISYPAVDASAYLHLPEADIASVLGRRGLSRDGYVLYLSRIASAKGIDDLLDAYAGSRAAERVRLVLAGRGPQEDEVRARIAAAGLGDRVQLLTDVDDAEKPSLMAGSAAFVLPTRAQPEFVETFGIALVESMLAGGGPVITCPTGGVPEAVGDAALLVPPHEPDTLRAVLDEVVCDWTPERLAYQRDRAREHARQFDRGAVFDRLFALAEPQVASVA, encoded by the coding sequence ATGAACATCGCCCTGCACGCACCCGCACCCACTCGACGACTCGTGCTCGTCGTCCGCGCCGATCCGGTGATCTGCGGCCACTCCGGTGAGGCGCGCTGCCTCGCCGAGGTGGCGCTGACCCGCGGGTTCGACGACGTGCGCATCGTCACCTGGCCCGTCGACCGGCTCGAGGAGACCGGTCTGCCGCTCAAACCGCTCGACCACGTCCTGCCCTACAGCCCGGGCATCACCGTCGAGCGGCCCGAGCCGGTCGGCGACTACCGGGTGCCCGACGGGCGGCACCTCGCCGGGCTCACCGGACGGCTCATCGAGCTGTTCAGCGACGGCGTCCCCACGGTCGCGATGTCGCTCTACCTCAGCCCGCACGCGCTCGCGGTGCACGACGCGGTGCAGGTCGCGCGGCGGATCGGTCCGGCCCGGGTCGTGACGGTCGCCGAGGCGGTCGGCTCCGACATCACCAACGTGGTGCGTGACTGCGTCGAGACGGGGCGCTTCGGCGCGGCGGCGCAGATCCTGTCCGTGTACCTCGGCGCCGACCACTGCGTCGCCGTCTCGGACTACACCAAGCAGCTCATCGTCGCGGCCGCCGAGCAGCTCGACGCCCTGCACGGCACGTCGTTCGCGGCGCGGTGCCGGGAGCGGATCAGCATCTCGTACCCTGCGGTCGACGCCTCGGCGTACCTGCACCTCCCGGAGGCGGACATCGCGAGTGTCCTTGGCAGACGCGGGCTTTCGCGCGACGGCTACGTCCTCTACCTCTCGCGGATCGCCTCGGCCAAGGGCATCGACGACCTGCTCGACGCGTACGCCGGGTCGCGGGCTGCCGAGCGCGTACGACTCGTGCTGGCCGGTCGTGGACCGCAGGAGGACGAGGTGCGCGCCCGGATCGCGGCAGCCGGTCTGGGCGATCGGGTGCAGCTGCTGACCGACGTCGACGACGCCGAGAAGCCTTCTCTCATGGCCGGATCCGCCGCCTTCGTGCTGCCGACCCGGGCACAGCCGGAGTTCGTCGAGACGTTCGGGATCGCGCTCGTCGAGTCGATGCTCGCCGGAGGCGGCCCGGTGATCACCTGCCCGACCGGGGGAGTGCCCGAGGCGGTGGGAGACGCGGCCCTGCTCGTACCCCCGCACGAGCCCGACACGCTGCGCGCCGTGCTCGACGAGGTCGTGTGCGACTGGACGCCGGAGCGGCTGGCCTACCAGCGCGACCGGGCCCGCGAGCACGCACGGCAGTTCGACCGCGGTGCGGTGTTCGACCGGTTGTTCGCGCTCGCCGAGCCCCAGGTGGCCTCCGTCGCCTGA
- a CDS encoding IS3 family transposase (programmed frameshift), with translation MPKPYPREFRDDVVRVARGREPGVTLEQVAKDFGVHPMTLNKWLRQAAIDDGDKPGTTTAESADLREANRRIRLLEQENEVLRRAAAYLSQAHLPKRLYPLVSELAADGIPVTVTCRVLKLHRQKYYAWLASPVTGRELQAAYRANALFDAHRDDPEFGYRYLLVEAAGAGEVMTPRTAWRICSANAWWSVFGKKRGSHGKKPGPPVHDDLLAVEDEHGVIRHSFTAAAPNQVWLTDITEHRTGEGKLYLCAIKDACSGRIVGYSISDRMRSALAVAALDSAVARRRAQGQDVTGCIVHSDRGSQFRSRKFVHALNQHALTGSMGRVGAAGDNAAMESFYALLQKNVLNRRTWDTREDLRIAIITWTERTYHRRRRQDRLGQLTPIEYETIMTTPADQAA, from the exons GTGCCCAAGCCCTACCCCCGAGAGTTTCGTGATGATGTCGTGCGCGTCGCCCGAGGTCGTGAGCCGGGTGTGACGCTGGAGCAGGTCGCTAAGGACTTCGGTGTCCACCCGATGACGTTGAACAAGTGGTTGCGCCAGGCCGCGATCGATGATGGCGACAAGCCCGGCACGACCACGGCTGAGTCTGCTGACCTGCGGGAGGCCAACCGGCGGATACGGCTGCTTGAGCAGGAGAACGAGGTGCTGCGCCGGGCGGCGGCTTACCTGTCTCAGGCGCATCTGCCG AAAAGGCTCTACCCGCTCGTGAGTGAGCTGGCCGCTGACGGGATTCCCGTGACGGTCACGTGCCGGGTCCTGAAGCTCCACCGTCAGAAGTATTACGCCTGGCTGGCCAGTCCGGTCACCGGTCGTGAGCTGCAGGCGGCCTACCGGGCCAACGCGTTGTTCGATGCCCACCGTGATGATCCGGAGTTCGGGTACCGGTACTTGCTTGTGGAGGCCGCCGGCGCGGGTGAGGTGATGACGCCGCGCACGGCGTGGCGGATCTGTTCGGCGAACGCGTGGTGGTCGGTCTTCGGCAAGAAGCGCGGCAGCCACGGCAAGAAGCCCGGGCCACCGGTGCACGATGACCTGCTCGCTGTTGAGGACGAGCACGGTGTGATCCGGCACTCCTTCACCGCCGCCGCGCCGAACCAGGTGTGGCTGACCGACATCACCGAGCACCGCACTGGTGAGGGGAAGCTGTATCTGTGCGCGATCAAGGACGCCTGCTCCGGGCGGATCGTGGGCTACTCCATCAGCGACCGGATGAGGTCAGCCCTCGCGGTCGCAGCCCTGGACTCGGCCGTCGCGCGGCGACGCGCGCAGGGGCAGGACGTCACCGGGTGCATCGTGCACTCCGACCGCGGCAGCCAGTTCCGCTCACGCAAGTTCGTGCACGCCTTGAACCAGCACGCGCTGACCGGGTCGATGGGCCGGGTCGGCGCTGCCGGTGACAACGCCGCGATGGAGTCCTTCTACGCGCTGCTGCAGAAGAACGTCCTGAACCGCCGCACCTGGGACACCCGCGAAGACCTGCGGATCGCGATCATCACCTGGACCGAACGCACCTACCACCGACGTCGACGCCAAGACCGCCTCGGCCAGTTGACCCCCATCGAGTACGAGACGATCATGACCACGCCAGCCGATCAGGCGGCATGA